One stretch of Chitinophaga pendula DNA includes these proteins:
- a CDS encoding adenylate kinase has translation MINLILFGPPGSGKGTQSANIIDKYGLIHLSTGDLLRSEIGDKTPLGLEAKKFMDQGHLVPDEVVIGMISSKLDANPTARGFIFDGFPRTTAQAEALDKLLALKKTAITIVLSLEVPEDELIRRLLNRGVTSGRSDDASEDVVKARIVEYHNKTAPVADHYAKFGKFKKVKGDGSIESTFELLSREVDELVVEEKV, from the coding sequence ATGATCAATCTGATTTTATTTGGCCCTCCCGGTAGTGGCAAGGGTACACAAAGTGCTAACATCATTGATAAGTACGGACTGATCCACCTGTCCACAGGGGATTTGTTGCGTTCTGAAATAGGCGATAAGACCCCTCTCGGCCTCGAAGCAAAAAAATTCATGGACCAGGGTCATCTTGTGCCGGATGAAGTAGTGATAGGGATGATCAGTTCTAAACTGGATGCAAACCCTACTGCCCGTGGCTTTATATTTGATGGATTTCCCCGTACTACTGCCCAGGCAGAAGCACTAGATAAACTGTTGGCGTTGAAGAAAACAGCCATCACCATTGTACTTTCCCTGGAAGTACCGGAGGATGAACTAATCCGCCGCCTGCTCAACAGAGGTGTTACTTCCGGCCGTAGTGACGATGCCAGTGAAGACGTTGTAAAAGCACGCATCGTGGAATATCATAACAAAACTGCTCCCGTAGCCGACCATTACGCTAAATTCGGCAAGTTCAAAAAGGTAAAAGGAGATGGTTCCATCGAAAGTACCTTTGAACTTCTAAGCAGAGAAGTAGATGAATTAGTAGTAGAAGAAAAGGTGTAA
- the obgE gene encoding GTPase ObgE, with protein sequence MEKGNFVDYIRVFCKSGKGGAGSKHFMRTKFNPQAGPDGGDGGRGGHIILKGSAHLWTLLHLRWHKNVIAEDGENGSGDNCTGRFGKDIIIEVPLGTQARDEETGEIEAEVLHDGQEIIWIPGGQGGRGNAYFKSPTNQTPEYAQPGIPGIEGWKLLELKVLADVGLVGFPNAGKSTLLSTITAAKPKVADYAFTTLTPQLGMVEYRNGRSFCIADLPGIIEGAHEGKGLGHRFLRHIERNSVLLFLIPADSKDHRAEFNILVNELEQYNPELLDKQFLLAISKSDMLDDELKAAISAELPEDVPHIFISAVTQQGLSQLKDILWDALNNPVTPLSKDWEKEEEEEEYDDEEGLDDEEQA encoded by the coding sequence GTGGAAAAAGGCAATTTTGTAGACTATATACGTGTGTTCTGTAAGTCAGGTAAGGGCGGCGCCGGCAGTAAGCACTTTATGCGCACCAAATTCAACCCTCAGGCAGGTCCCGATGGTGGCGATGGTGGCCGTGGCGGTCATATCATCCTGAAAGGGAGCGCACATCTGTGGACCTTATTGCACCTCCGCTGGCATAAAAATGTCATCGCCGAAGATGGCGAAAACGGTAGCGGCGACAACTGCACCGGCCGCTTTGGTAAAGACATTATTATTGAAGTCCCCCTCGGTACCCAGGCCCGCGATGAAGAAACCGGCGAAATAGAGGCCGAAGTACTCCACGACGGACAGGAAATCATCTGGATACCTGGTGGCCAGGGTGGCCGCGGTAATGCTTATTTCAAAAGCCCTACCAACCAGACCCCCGAATATGCACAACCAGGCATACCAGGTATTGAAGGCTGGAAACTACTGGAACTCAAAGTATTAGCAGATGTAGGACTGGTAGGTTTCCCCAATGCAGGAAAGTCTACGCTCCTTTCTACTATCACAGCCGCTAAGCCCAAAGTAGCAGACTATGCCTTCACCACCCTTACCCCCCAACTGGGTATGGTAGAATATCGCAACGGTCGGTCTTTCTGCATCGCCGACCTTCCTGGTATCATCGAAGGCGCGCATGAAGGTAAAGGCCTCGGACACCGCTTCCTGCGCCATATCGAACGCAACTCCGTACTCCTGTTCCTTATACCAGCCGACAGCAAAGACCATCGCGCAGAATTCAATATCCTGGTTAACGAACTGGAACAATATAATCCGGAACTGCTCGACAAACAATTCCTACTCGCTATCAGCAAAAGCGATATGCTCGATGATGAACTCAAAGCTGCCATCTCTGCCGAACTGCCCGAAGATGTACCGCATATCTTCATCTCCGCAGTCACCCAGCAAGGACTCAGCCAGCTGAAAGACATCCTGTGGGATGCTTTGAACAACCCGGTAACTCCCCTGTCAAAAGATTGGGAGAAAGAGGAGGAGGAAGAAGAATATGACGATGAAGAGGGCCTTGACGACGAAGAACAAGCATAA
- a CDS encoding aquaporin has translation MLSTGKISAGDAIGYIIAQVLGAIAGAGILFLIAQGKADYSIAAAGLGQNGVDGGSPDKYTLASGLIMEVVFTAIFLLVVHGATSKNSGNGLVAGLAIGLSLTLIHIVGIPVTGVSVNPARSIGPALFTGGAALSSLWVFIAGPIAGGLIGGGIWKLIDRENSKY, from the coding sequence ATGTTATCTACGGGGAAGATATCTGCCGGGGATGCCATTGGGTATATCATTGCGCAGGTATTGGGGGCGATTGCCGGTGCCGGTATATTATTTCTGATTGCACAGGGTAAGGCGGATTATAGTATTGCTGCTGCTGGCCTGGGACAAAATGGTGTCGATGGCGGGTCGCCTGATAAATATACCCTGGCAAGCGGCTTGATCATGGAGGTGGTATTTACAGCTATTTTTTTGCTGGTGGTACACGGTGCGACCAGTAAGAACAGTGGGAACGGGTTGGTCGCAGGGTTGGCCATTGGGTTGAGCTTAACACTCATTCATATTGTCGGGATACCGGTGACTGGTGTTTCTGTGAATCCGGCGAGGAGTATTGGGCCGGCACTCTTTACAGGCGGTGCTGCCTTGTCGAGCTTATGGGTGTTTATTGCAGGGCCGATTGCGGGAGGTTTGATAGGAGGGGGAATATGGAAACTGATCGATAGGGAAAATAGCAAATATTAA
- a CDS encoding aquaporin has translation MKFSLMQKCIAEFLGTFVLVLMGCGSAVLAGQHVGFLGIAFAFGLSVVSMAYAIGHISGCHITRLLLFLCYLRGRYLPGMPLGISLRRYWGRLPVPVYYF, from the coding sequence ATGAAATTTTCCTTAATGCAAAAATGTATTGCAGAATTCCTGGGTACGTTTGTACTGGTATTGATGGGCTGCGGGAGCGCCGTATTGGCCGGGCAGCATGTTGGCTTTCTGGGCATTGCCTTTGCCTTCGGGTTATCGGTAGTGAGTATGGCCTATGCGATCGGCCATATTTCGGGATGCCATATTACCCGGCTATTACTATTTCTATGTTATCTACGGGGAAGATATCTGCCGGGGATGCCATTGGGTATATCATTGCGCAGGTATTGGGGGCGATTGCCGGTGCCGGTATATTATTTCTGA
- a CDS encoding DUF4920 domain-containing protein: MKILLCLAASLLIAGSSMAQKAAIPSAKPGVSYGAPVSNNTTLTIDQLQEKLKSDTIYTGKVAGEVVEVCKKKGCFMRLKRSNGEAILVRFKDYGFFMPQDIVGKTVEVEGVAKVKETSVERLKHWAEDAGKSKEEIEKINAPRTDIDIVANGVLVVR, encoded by the coding sequence ATGAAAATATTACTATGCCTGGCCGCCAGCCTCCTGATCGCTGGCTCCTCAATGGCCCAGAAAGCTGCTATCCCCTCCGCTAAACCCGGCGTCTCCTACGGCGCCCCCGTTAGTAATAATACGACCCTGACCATAGACCAGTTACAGGAAAAATTAAAGTCCGATACCATCTATACCGGTAAAGTAGCGGGTGAAGTAGTAGAAGTATGTAAGAAAAAAGGCTGCTTTATGCGTCTGAAACGCTCTAATGGAGAAGCTATCCTTGTACGCTTCAAGGATTATGGTTTCTTCATGCCACAGGATATCGTAGGCAAAACCGTAGAAGTAGAAGGCGTTGCTAAAGTAAAAGAGACTTCCGTAGAACGCCTTAAACACTGGGCAGAAGATGCAGGCAAAAGCAAAGAAGAAATAGAAAAGATCAACGCCCCACGCACCGATATCGACATCGTTGCCAATGGCGTTCTGGTGGTAAGATAA
- a CDS encoding Gfo/Idh/MocA family oxidoreductase: METINIMIIGVGPHTRRIYVPSIKALQQKYPVQIKLAIDLKKEAPTVNDYFSQHMPETELLFVDPFKEQLPTALASQLQQYVTDHQINGVIIATEPTVHKPYASWALQTGLHILMDKPVTSRDHVVTDPAAADGILDDYLQLMQEYHSLQRQKSTAFIVNVQRRYHPGFQQVLTLLEEITTQTNCPITSIQSYHCDGQWRLPSEIVTQHYHPYNSGYGKVSHSGYHIFDIIHQFYAVSEQTGKFADEMQVISSFVQPNGFLTQLEESDYLRYFGEAYDKVKLFNDDQLQNIFQNFGEMDAAVIIRMLKAKENIANITINLQHNGFARRNWLLPGKDLYKGNGRVKHEYHNIQQGPFQNIQIHSYQAKDKHEKSTEEDFMLGGNNHFDIHVFRNIGVTGGKQPLEVITMQDIAERNELQQAALVVEQAKRTVTEEFLQCIAGLRQPYHVKSSIESHLMPVKMMSAAYASHIQGKQGNPVITHSYECGHSQIVEDYSIAG, from the coding sequence ATGGAGACCATTAACATTATGATCATTGGTGTTGGCCCGCACACCCGCCGGATTTATGTTCCTTCTATCAAAGCTTTACAACAAAAATACCCGGTACAGATAAAGCTCGCCATCGATCTTAAAAAAGAAGCACCAACCGTAAATGATTATTTTTCGCAACACATGCCGGAAACGGAACTGCTGTTCGTAGATCCGTTCAAAGAACAGCTTCCGACCGCACTTGCCAGCCAGCTGCAACAATACGTGACCGATCACCAGATCAATGGCGTCATTATTGCGACAGAACCTACCGTACATAAACCATATGCCTCCTGGGCGTTACAAACAGGACTACATATCCTGATGGATAAACCGGTCACTTCCCGCGATCATGTAGTTACTGACCCCGCTGCCGCCGATGGGATACTGGACGACTATCTCCAGCTGATGCAGGAATATCATTCTTTACAACGTCAAAAAAGCACGGCATTCATCGTAAATGTGCAGCGTAGATATCACCCCGGATTTCAGCAGGTACTCACCCTACTCGAGGAGATCACTACACAGACAAACTGCCCCATCACCTCCATTCAATCTTATCATTGCGATGGCCAGTGGCGCCTGCCTTCAGAGATCGTCACACAACATTACCATCCATATAATAGCGGGTACGGTAAAGTCTCTCATAGCGGCTATCATATCTTCGATATCATTCATCAATTCTATGCCGTGTCAGAGCAAACCGGCAAATTTGCCGATGAAATGCAGGTAATCAGCTCCTTCGTACAACCCAACGGATTCCTTACCCAACTGGAAGAGTCAGACTATCTCCGTTACTTCGGTGAAGCATATGATAAAGTGAAATTGTTCAACGACGATCAGTTGCAAAACATCTTCCAAAACTTTGGTGAAATGGATGCCGCCGTTATCATTCGCATGTTAAAAGCAAAAGAAAATATCGCCAACATTACCATCAACCTGCAACATAATGGCTTTGCTAGGAGAAACTGGCTGCTACCTGGGAAAGACCTCTATAAAGGCAACGGCCGCGTGAAGCATGAATACCACAATATACAGCAAGGGCCTTTTCAGAACATACAGATACATTCCTACCAGGCCAAAGATAAACATGAGAAAAGTACAGAAGAAGACTTTATGCTGGGAGGGAATAATCACTTCGACATACATGTATTCCGTAATATAGGCGTCACCGGTGGTAAACAACCGCTCGAAGTAATCACCATGCAGGATATAGCGGAGAGAAATGAATTACAACAGGCAGCTTTAGTGGTAGAACAGGCGAAAAGAACAGTTACAGAAGAATTCCTGCAATGCATTGCAGGTTTACGCCAACCTTACCACGTAAAGTCGTCTATCGAATCGCACCTGATGCCTGTTAAAATGATGAGCGCTGCATATGCGTCCCATATACAAGGCAAACAAGGCAACCCGGTTATCACACATAGTTATGAATGCGGACATTCGCAAATAGTAGAAGATTATTCTATCGCAGGATAA
- a CDS encoding YtxH domain-containing protein, protein MENNSNSFFTFIAGAAVGAAVCYFLHTDKKDELINKVKYHADRLKNKIKEGKQQVEEAIDQNLS, encoded by the coding sequence ATGGAGAACAATTCAAATTCATTTTTCACATTTATTGCCGGTGCTGCTGTAGGTGCAGCAGTATGTTATTTCCTGCATACGGATAAGAAAGATGAACTGATCAACAAGGTAAAATATCATGCAGACAGGCTGAAGAATAAGATAAAAGAAGGCAAGCAGCAAGTAGAAGAAGCGATCGACCAAAACCTTTCTTAG
- a CDS encoding N-acetyltransferase yields METEEVSTLTAQDIIIRTATAADADFAWFITQEMEASAKARGTGISKRSPEAIAAKMRAGKAVIAFTPDGYWAGFAYLESYDNGRYVSNSGLIVAGEYRKLGIAAAIKQQLFDLCRQLYPQAMIFGITTGAAVMKINTRMGFEPVVYADITQDPRFWDGCKSCVNYPILTAKNHKHCLCTAMLYNPEKS; encoded by the coding sequence ATGGAAACCGAGGAAGTCAGTACGCTGACTGCACAGGACATCATTATCCGGACTGCTACCGCAGCCGATGCAGATTTTGCATGGTTCATTACACAGGAGATGGAGGCATCAGCCAAAGCCAGGGGTACTGGTATCTCCAAACGTTCGCCGGAAGCTATCGCAGCCAAGATGCGGGCAGGTAAGGCGGTGATCGCTTTTACACCGGATGGCTACTGGGCCGGGTTTGCTTACCTGGAGAGTTATGATAATGGCCGATATGTATCCAACAGTGGTTTGATCGTGGCGGGGGAGTACCGTAAGCTGGGTATTGCTGCCGCTATCAAGCAACAGTTGTTTGACCTTTGCCGTCAGCTTTATCCGCAGGCAATGATATTTGGTATCACTACCGGCGCCGCTGTTATGAAGATCAATACGCGTATGGGATTTGAACCGGTGGTATATGCAGATATTACACAGGACCCACGGTTCTGGGATGGCTGTAAAAGCTGTGTGAACTATCCTATCCTGACCGCCAAAAACCATAAACATTGTTTATGTACGGCGATGTTATATAATCCGGAAAAAAGCTAA
- a CDS encoding DUF7674 family protein codes for MINQYEVPACIEDALPELRRPLHQFPAVFHIYETVTCFKDYMLRQLQEHNFSTLARCLQVAGRLYERGNPVVRRAVAEIVVSSLSRVPLVDKVTRIQLYSLIPASFYPLYMQQHLGINTSNK; via the coding sequence ATGATCAATCAATATGAAGTACCCGCTTGTATAGAAGATGCGTTGCCTGAGTTAAGGCGGCCATTACATCAGTTTCCAGCCGTGTTTCACATTTACGAAACGGTTACCTGCTTTAAGGACTATATGTTACGTCAGTTACAAGAGCATAATTTCTCTACACTGGCGAGATGTCTGCAGGTGGCGGGCCGGTTATATGAGCGGGGAAACCCGGTAGTACGGAGGGCAGTGGCAGAGATCGTTGTGTCTTCATTGTCCCGGGTGCCATTGGTAGACAAGGTTACCCGTATACAATTGTATTCGCTTATACCCGCCAGTTTTTATCCATTATATATGCAACAACATTTGGGAATCAACACTTCAAACAAATAA
- a CDS encoding DUF72 domain-containing protein: MKSWRTKVHISTSGWSYKDWKGLYYPDDVKPIDYLSFYAKEFDCTEINTSFYHLPKKQTVINWAEKVPAHFRFCPKLSRYITHYKKLRDSESSLRIFFDVFDLIQPKLGPVLIQLPAQVHFQEDIAAAFYQVLHEQYGSYRFAIEVRDKSWFAGNSLALMEKYNVGLVIAHSGKRFPYKEAVTAKHIYLRFHGPGKLYASSYTKQSLRAYAKKCCHWLQHGHEIWIFFNNDFYGYAIENARTLNTMIAEEMGKQ, encoded by the coding sequence ATGAAAAGTTGGCGCACAAAAGTGCATATCAGCACCTCAGGATGGAGCTATAAGGATTGGAAAGGACTTTATTATCCGGATGATGTCAAACCCATCGATTACCTTTCCTTCTATGCAAAAGAATTTGACTGTACAGAGATCAATACCAGCTTCTATCACCTGCCTAAAAAACAGACTGTGATCAATTGGGCTGAAAAAGTACCCGCCCATTTCCGGTTCTGTCCTAAATTAAGCCGGTACATTACACACTACAAAAAGTTACGGGATAGCGAATCGTCCCTACGCATCTTCTTTGACGTATTCGACCTGATACAACCCAAGCTGGGTCCTGTGCTGATACAACTACCTGCACAGGTACATTTCCAGGAAGATATCGCAGCAGCATTCTACCAGGTCCTACACGAACAATACGGCTCTTACCGGTTTGCCATAGAGGTACGCGACAAAAGCTGGTTTGCTGGCAATAGCCTGGCACTGATGGAAAAATACAACGTAGGATTGGTTATCGCCCACTCCGGAAAACGATTCCCCTACAAAGAAGCCGTAACCGCCAAACATATCTATCTACGCTTTCACGGTCCTGGAAAATTATACGCATCCAGCTATACCAAACAAAGTTTGCGGGCCTATGCGAAAAAATGCTGCCATTGGCTGCAGCATGGTCATGAAATTTGGATATTCTTTAATAATGACTTTTATGGATATGCAATTGAAAATGCACGTACGTTAAATACCATGATAGCGGAAGAAATGGGCAAACAATGA
- a CDS encoding YbaB/EbfC family nucleoid-associated protein translates to MLGDLFGKLQEAQQKMSESKARLAQITVEGEAGDGAIKVLVTGNREVKSIEVSPRLLAEEQKEELEDLLITALNRALKNAEEAYEAEMKGVAGGMFGGLGL, encoded by the coding sequence ATGTTAGGAGATTTGTTCGGCAAGCTGCAGGAAGCGCAGCAAAAAATGTCAGAAAGTAAGGCGCGTCTGGCGCAGATCACTGTAGAGGGAGAAGCCGGTGATGGTGCCATAAAGGTATTGGTGACAGGTAATCGAGAAGTAAAGAGTATAGAAGTATCCCCCCGGTTGTTGGCAGAAGAGCAGAAAGAGGAGTTGGAGGATCTGTTGATCACAGCGTTGAACAGGGCATTAAAGAATGCTGAGGAGGCCTATGAGGCGGAAATGAAGGGAGTAGCGGGGGGTATGTTTGGCGGTTTGGGGCTGTAA
- a CDS encoding NAD(P)/FAD-dependent oxidoreductase, whose product MIETKVCIIGAGPGGACAALQLAQLGIRSVVVDKAVFPRDKVCGDGLSGKVITILERIDKDMARRLQEATFKMNSFGVTFISPNRVGMDIPYAMDYQNHRDDPRGFVCKRIDFDNFLVDEMKRRPEIQLFEGITIDKHERQPDGYLISDTSGQFTVKADVLIVANGAHSSFTKDVANIRMEPEHYMAGVRAYYKGVKDLHQDSFIELHFLKGLLPGYFWIFPLPNGEANVGVGIVSDVARKKKMNLKKILVELLQNDPVFKERFKDATLTGSIDGYGLPLGSKRRKLSGERYMLVGDAAYLIDPFTGEGIGNALYSGRIAAQQAAAAIEAHDFSEQALTAYDEAVYRILGPEQQVSTKLQKLVRYPWLFNMLMNMGTRNKQLKELMSCMFHEVDLRKKLGQPSFYLKLLFNR is encoded by the coding sequence ATGATCGAAACAAAAGTATGTATCATAGGTGCCGGCCCCGGCGGCGCATGTGCAGCGCTTCAACTAGCCCAGCTGGGTATCCGCTCCGTAGTAGTAGATAAAGCTGTTTTCCCGAGAGACAAAGTCTGCGGCGACGGCCTCAGTGGCAAAGTAATCACCATACTCGAACGCATAGATAAAGATATGGCCAGGCGCCTCCAGGAAGCAACCTTCAAAATGAATAGCTTCGGCGTCACCTTCATATCCCCCAACCGCGTAGGAATGGATATCCCCTACGCTATGGACTACCAAAACCATCGGGACGATCCCAGAGGATTCGTCTGTAAAAGAATAGACTTCGACAACTTCCTGGTAGATGAAATGAAACGCCGCCCAGAAATACAACTGTTCGAAGGCATCACGATCGACAAACACGAACGGCAACCTGATGGCTATCTCATCTCCGACACCTCCGGCCAGTTCACCGTCAAAGCCGATGTACTCATCGTCGCCAATGGCGCACATTCTTCCTTTACCAAAGACGTCGCCAACATCCGCATGGAACCGGAACACTATATGGCAGGCGTACGGGCATATTATAAAGGAGTAAAAGACCTCCATCAGGATAGCTTTATCGAACTGCACTTCCTAAAAGGATTACTGCCAGGCTACTTCTGGATATTCCCCCTGCCTAATGGAGAAGCCAACGTAGGAGTTGGTATCGTCAGTGATGTCGCCCGTAAGAAGAAAATGAACTTGAAAAAGATACTGGTAGAGCTGCTGCAAAACGATCCCGTCTTTAAAGAGCGCTTTAAAGACGCGACCCTCACAGGCTCTATCGATGGCTACGGCCTGCCATTAGGCAGCAAAAGAAGAAAACTCTCCGGCGAACGTTATATGCTCGTCGGCGACGCCGCCTACCTGATCGACCCCTTCACCGGCGAAGGGATCGGCAATGCCCTTTATTCCGGTCGTATTGCCGCTCAGCAGGCGGCCGCCGCCATCGAAGCCCACGACTTCAGCGAACAGGCACTCACCGCCTACGACGAAGCCGTTTACCGCATCCTCGGCCCGGAACAACAAGTCAGCACCAAATTGCAAAAATTGGTACGCTACCCCTGGCTGTTCAATATGCTCATGAATATGGGTACCCGCAACAAGCAACTTAAAGAGCTCATGTCCTGCATGTTCCATGAGGTCGACCTGCGCAAAAAACTGGGACAACCCTCCTTCTACCTGAAATTGCTTTTCAACCGATAA
- a CDS encoding DUF2891 domain-containing protein, with translation MKKLLFLAFLVTSASYAQDKKETYTHTAEGRLALTTAGASHLARLPLHCMQQQYPYKTGVVFADSQLIAPPQTYHPAFYGCFDWHSSVHGHWMLVKLLKSFPDLPEAAQIRTKLLENLSADNIRKEQRIFQQKENKGFERIYGWSWLLQLQTELLTWNDPVARQLQANIAPLATQFSRAYIDFLGKIMYPIRVGEHTNLAFGLSLAWDYAVTSKDAALQTAIRQAALRFYAKDKDCPITWEPGGYDFLSPCLEEADLMWRVLPAAEYQTWVQQFLPGLFKEQIDILSIAQVKDRTDGKLVHLDGLNLSRAWCLYGIAHHAGNNQAAILRLANQHLEAAIPHVASGDYAGEHWLASFAVYALTWAR, from the coding sequence GTGAAAAAATTGCTGTTCCTCGCCTTTTTAGTCACCTCAGCTTCATATGCTCAGGATAAAAAGGAAACGTATACCCATACCGCCGAAGGCCGGCTCGCCCTTACCACCGCTGGCGCCAGCCACCTGGCCAGGCTCCCCCTGCATTGTATGCAACAACAATATCCCTACAAAACAGGGGTGGTATTCGCCGACAGCCAGCTCATCGCACCGCCACAGACCTATCACCCGGCCTTTTATGGTTGCTTCGACTGGCATAGCAGTGTACATGGCCACTGGATGCTCGTAAAATTGCTCAAATCATTTCCGGATCTCCCGGAGGCAGCCCAGATCCGCACCAAGCTGCTGGAAAATCTCTCCGCCGATAATATCCGTAAAGAACAACGCATCTTCCAGCAAAAAGAGAATAAAGGCTTCGAACGCATCTACGGCTGGAGCTGGCTGCTACAACTGCAAACAGAACTCCTCACCTGGAACGATCCCGTAGCCCGACAACTACAGGCTAATATCGCTCCGCTGGCCACCCAGTTCTCCCGGGCATATATCGACTTCCTGGGTAAGATCATGTATCCCATCCGCGTAGGCGAACATACTAACCTCGCCTTCGGCCTCAGTCTCGCCTGGGATTATGCCGTTACCAGCAAGGATGCCGCTTTACAGACCGCCATCCGTCAGGCCGCCCTCCGCTTCTACGCCAAGGATAAAGATTGCCCCATCACCTGGGAACCTGGTGGCTACGACTTCCTCTCCCCCTGCCTTGAAGAGGCAGACCTCATGTGGAGAGTACTGCCCGCCGCAGAATATCAAACCTGGGTACAGCAATTCTTGCCCGGCCTGTTTAAAGAACAGATCGACATCCTCTCCATCGCACAGGTAAAAGACCGTACCGATGGTAAACTGGTACACCTTGATGGCCTTAACCTCAGCAGGGCTTGGTGCCTCTACGGTATCGCCCATCATGCCGGCAACAATCAGGCGGCCATCCTCCGCCTCGCCAATCAGCACCTGGAAGCAGCCATCCCACATGTCGCCAGCGGCGACTATGCAGGCGAACACTGGCTCGCCTCCTTCGCCGTATACGCACTCACCTGGGCCCGGTAA